A stretch of Haloprofundus halophilus DNA encodes these proteins:
- a CDS encoding GNAT family N-acetyltransferase, with protein sequence MYVRDAKNRDEVWLLDHIEAMDLDDVAFRSRDYVIAVDEASNTRAGFGRTRIHKHDEGEFCELTGIGVLTEWRGQGVGAHVVERLVKTAGDEGFERVYCFTNEPNYLVQFGFAPVESESLPATVRERLEAKRGDVMPDAVALLLPVDAFEMPDEAREAFKRAAPKAEQASEPEERAEDFGIDPESATYKYDTGR encoded by the coding sequence ATGTACGTTCGAGACGCCAAGAACCGAGACGAGGTCTGGTTGCTCGATCACATCGAGGCGATGGACCTCGACGACGTCGCGTTTCGCTCGCGCGACTACGTCATCGCCGTCGACGAGGCGTCGAACACCCGGGCGGGATTCGGTCGGACCCGGATCCACAAACACGACGAGGGCGAGTTCTGCGAGCTCACCGGTATCGGCGTCTTGACGGAGTGGCGCGGCCAGGGCGTCGGCGCACACGTCGTCGAACGACTCGTGAAAACCGCCGGCGACGAGGGGTTCGAGCGAGTGTACTGCTTCACGAACGAGCCGAACTACCTCGTCCAGTTCGGTTTCGCCCCGGTCGAGTCGGAGTCGCTTCCCGCGACGGTCCGGGAGCGGCTCGAAGCCAAGCGCGGAGACGTGATGCCCGACGCCGTGGCGCTTCTGCTTCCCGTCGACGCGTTCGAGATGCCCGACGAGGCGCGCGAGGCGTTCAAGCGCGCCGCACCGAAGGCGGAGCAGGCGTCGGAACCCGAAGAGCGCGCCGAGGACTTCGGCATCGACCCGGAGTCGGCGACGTACAAGTACGACACCGGCCGATAG
- a CDS encoding DUF7520 family protein gives MNELDVKESGRGRRILLGVGGVVVLVAALIGLFVGENSAGASIDLLGVATLPVSPIPMALYGAVLATVALGALFGAVEFVSRVEERDRV, from the coding sequence GTGAACGAACTCGACGTGAAGGAATCCGGCCGCGGTCGACGCATCCTCCTCGGCGTCGGTGGCGTCGTCGTGCTCGTCGCGGCGCTCATCGGCCTGTTCGTCGGCGAGAACAGTGCGGGCGCGTCTATCGACCTTCTCGGCGTCGCGACGCTGCCAGTGAGTCCGATACCGATGGCGCTCTACGGCGCGGTTCTGGCGACGGTAGCGCTCGGTGCGCTGTTCGGCGCCGTGGAGTTCGTCTCTCGGGTGGAAGAACGCGACCGAGTGTAG
- the cdd gene encoding cytidine deaminase, with translation MVDELVEKARAVLSNAHVPYSEYRVGAALRTADGTVFVGCNIENANYSNSLHAEEVAIAEAVKNGYREFDRIAVSSGVRDGVTPCGMCRQTLSEFCDDGLVVVCDEGGERATEYTLGQLLPNTISEGTLSDAERSDES, from the coding sequence ATGGTCGACGAACTCGTCGAGAAGGCGCGCGCGGTGCTCTCGAACGCTCACGTTCCGTACTCCGAGTACCGCGTCGGTGCCGCGCTCCGAACCGCCGACGGTACGGTGTTCGTCGGGTGCAACATCGAGAACGCCAACTACAGCAACAGCCTCCACGCCGAGGAGGTCGCCATCGCCGAGGCGGTGAAGAACGGCTACCGCGAGTTCGACCGCATCGCCGTCTCCTCGGGCGTCCGCGACGGCGTCACACCCTGTGGCATGTGCCGACAGACGCTCTCCGAGTTCTGTGACGACGGGCTCGTCGTCGTCTGCGACGAGGGCGGCGAGCGGGCCACCGAGTACACCCTCGGTCAACTGCTGCCGAACACCATCTCCGAGGGGACGCTCTCGGACGCCGAACGCTCGGACGAGAGCTAA
- a CDS encoding nucleoside phosphorylase, which produces MTDTDASEDPNDEVQYHIEVAEGDVADAVLLPGNPERVDKITALWDDYEEVAYHREYRTATGTYDDAPISVTSTGIGSPSAAIAVEELARVGVETYIRVGSCGAIQPEMEVGDLVITSGAVRQEGTSAEYVREDYPAVADHEVVSALVAAAERLGYDYHVGLTMSADSFYAGQGRPGLDGFRAAGSESLVEELREANVKNIEMEASALLTIANVYGLRAGAVCSVYANRITGEFRTEGESRAAETASLAVSLLARMDEVKREAGVDQWHAGLSL; this is translated from the coding sequence ATGACCGACACCGACGCCAGCGAGGACCCCAACGACGAGGTCCAGTACCACATCGAAGTCGCCGAGGGCGACGTCGCCGACGCCGTGTTGCTCCCCGGGAATCCCGAGCGCGTGGACAAGATAACCGCGCTGTGGGACGACTACGAGGAGGTCGCGTACCACCGCGAGTACCGCACGGCGACGGGCACGTACGACGACGCGCCCATCTCGGTCACGTCGACCGGTATCGGCAGTCCCTCGGCCGCCATCGCCGTCGAGGAGCTCGCGCGCGTCGGCGTCGAGACGTACATCCGCGTCGGCTCCTGCGGCGCGATTCAACCGGAGATGGAGGTCGGCGACCTCGTCATCACCTCCGGGGCGGTGCGACAGGAGGGAACCAGCGCCGAGTACGTCCGCGAGGACTACCCGGCAGTCGCCGACCACGAGGTCGTCTCCGCGCTCGTCGCCGCCGCGGAGCGACTCGGCTACGACTACCACGTCGGCCTGACGATGAGCGCCGACAGCTTCTACGCCGGACAGGGTCGGCCGGGTCTCGACGGCTTTCGCGCGGCGGGCAGCGAGTCGCTCGTCGAGGAACTGCGGGAGGCGAACGTGAAGAACATCGAGATGGAGGCCAGCGCGCTGTTGACCATCGCCAACGTCTACGGCCTCCGCGCGGGTGCGGTCTGCTCGGTGTACGCCAACCGCATCACCGGCGAGTTCCGAACCGAGGGCGAGTCGCGGGCGGCGGAGACGGCGAGTCTCGCCGTTTCGCTTCTCGCGCGGATGGACGAAGTCAAACGCGAGGCGGGCGTCGACCAGTGGCACGCCGGCCTCTCGCTGTAA
- a CDS encoding NAD(P)/FAD-dependent oxidoreductase, whose protein sequence is MTQKVVVLGAGYAGAGAVKAFEDEIEDGEAELTWVSERDYHLVLHEVHRVIRDPSVESKVAVPIDDVKSPETDFVKGHVENVDVDERVVELSDDRTVEYDYLLVALGSDTAFYGIEGLEEFSLTLKSLDDAREIHEEIKAASEDASRSEPAQVVVGGAGLSGIQAAGEIAEFRDKHRAPIEIEIVEGLDEVFPGNDPELQGALRKRLDIQDIDVMTGEFISKVDEEAIYVGDDTELDYDVFIWTGGITGQKEVAEAKLDKDERSNRIFAGSDFSTSDERVFAIGDSALVDQGNDNVAPPTAQAAWQAAEVVGENLARTIRGQPLKTWTHRDKGTLVSVGDMAVAHGVQGVPVQTFGGPGAKFLKKAVATRWIADISSPKRAFTAWDDM, encoded by the coding sequence ATGACTCAGAAGGTCGTCGTTCTCGGTGCCGGGTACGCCGGTGCCGGCGCGGTGAAAGCGTTCGAAGACGAGATCGAAGACGGCGAAGCCGAACTCACGTGGGTCTCGGAGCGAGACTACCACCTCGTGCTCCACGAGGTCCACCGGGTCATCCGCGACCCGAGCGTCGAGTCGAAAGTCGCCGTCCCCATCGACGACGTGAAATCGCCGGAGACGGACTTCGTGAAAGGTCACGTCGAGAACGTCGACGTCGACGAACGCGTCGTCGAACTGAGCGACGACCGGACCGTCGAGTACGACTACCTGCTCGTCGCCCTCGGCAGCGACACCGCCTTCTACGGCATCGAGGGTCTCGAAGAGTTCTCGCTGACGCTCAAGAGCCTCGACGACGCCCGCGAGATTCACGAGGAGATCAAGGCGGCCTCCGAAGACGCCTCGCGCAGCGAACCCGCGCAGGTCGTCGTCGGCGGTGCGGGCCTCTCGGGCATCCAGGCGGCGGGCGAAATCGCGGAGTTCCGCGACAAGCACCGCGCGCCCATCGAAATCGAGATCGTCGAGGGGCTCGACGAGGTGTTCCCCGGTAACGACCCCGAACTGCAGGGCGCGCTCCGCAAGCGTCTCGACATCCAGGACATCGACGTCATGACCGGCGAGTTCATCTCGAAAGTCGACGAGGAAGCCATCTACGTCGGCGACGACACCGAACTCGACTACGACGTGTTCATCTGGACCGGCGGCATCACCGGCCAGAAGGAGGTTGCGGAGGCGAAACTCGACAAGGACGAGCGTTCGAACCGCATCTTCGCGGGCTCTGACTTCTCGACGAGCGACGAGCGCGTCTTCGCCATCGGCGACTCGGCACTCGTCGACCAGGGCAACGACAACGTCGCCCCGCCGACCGCGCAGGCGGCGTGGCAGGCGGCGGAGGTCGTCGGCGAGAACCTCGCCCGCACGATTCGCGGTCAGCCGCTGAAGACGTGGACCCACAGGGACAAGGGGACGCTCGTCTCCGTCGGCGACATGGCCGTCGCCCACGGCGTCCAGGGCGTGCCCGTCCAGACTTTCGGCGGTCCGGGCGCGAAGTTCCTCAAGAAGGCGGTCGCGACGCGCTGGATCGCCGACATCTCGTCGCCCAAGCGCGCGTTCACCGCCTGGGACGACATGTAA
- a CDS encoding Rrf2 family transcriptional regulator — translation MSSIELTPSQKQILTALINLYRQAEDAVKGEDIAAEVNRNPGTIRNQMQSLKALQLVEGVPGPKGGYKPTANAYEALDVQEMDEPATVPLFHEGERVENANVEEIDLSSVHHPELCRAEIHLQGSVRDFHEGDNVTVGPTPLSKLVVEGTVDGKDDTSNILILRIDDMVAPAEEPEH, via the coding sequence ATGTCGTCTATCGAGCTCACCCCGAGCCAGAAACAGATACTCACGGCCCTGATAAACCTCTACCGTCAGGCCGAGGACGCAGTGAAAGGCGAAGATATCGCCGCGGAGGTGAACCGCAATCCGGGGACGATTCGCAACCAGATGCAGAGCCTGAAGGCGCTGCAGTTGGTCGAGGGCGTCCCGGGTCCGAAGGGCGGTTACAAGCCGACGGCGAACGCCTACGAGGCGCTCGACGTCCAAGAGATGGACGAACCCGCGACGGTCCCGCTGTTCCACGAGGGCGAGCGCGTCGAGAACGCCAACGTCGAGGAGATCGACCTCTCGAGCGTCCACCACCCGGAGCTCTGCCGCGCGGAGATCCACCTCCAGGGCTCGGTCCGTGACTTCCACGAGGGCGACAACGTCACCGTCGGCCCGACGCCGCTATCGAAACTCGTCGTCGAGGGAACCGTCGACGGGAAGGACGACACGAGCAACATCCTCATTCTCCGCATCGACGACATGGTCGCTCCCGCGGAGGAGCCGGAACACTAA